The Platichthys flesus chromosome 8, fPlaFle2.1, whole genome shotgun sequence genome has a window encoding:
- the fgfbp1a gene encoding fibroblast growth factor-binding protein 1, whose amino-acid sequence MAFLTNLTILLVLACISHQLMLGSCQKGRRGRGGRGVDRGQNKDKSGVKVGRQPKSVSAQPIKGKLVTKDKSECTWAATGEDVFVLGVTCRKGDRSFSCEYVSQPSLCQRYTSNPKLYWKQIARALKKQRNLCQDGSAPVRAGMCRQAARDAHFRLRDVQRETVLPPPPPPAARAVKSCQPGNKRLAEEQCNDSWSSLCTFFFTMVQADDC is encoded by the coding sequence ATGGCTTTCCTCACCAATCTCACCATTCTGCTGGTGCTGGCTTGTATTTCCCATCAGCTGATGTTGGGAAGCTGTCAGAAGGGTCGAAGGGGACGAGGGGGACGAGGggtggacagaggacagaacaaGGACAAGTCAGGGGTGAAGGTCGGCCGCCAACCCAAATCTGTCTCTGCGCAGCCTATCAAGGGGAAGTTGGTCACCAAGGACAAGTCTGAGTGCACCTGGGCGGCCACGGGTGAGGATGTCTTCGTCCTCGGGGTCACTTGCAGGAAGGGGGACAGAAGCTTCAGCTGCGAATACGTCTCCCAACCGTCCCTCTGTCAGCGGTACACCTCCAACCCCAAACTCTACTGGAAGCAAATAGCGAGGGCACTGAAGAAGCAAAGGAACCTGTGCCAGGACGGCAGCGCGCCGGTCAGGGCAGGTATGTGCCGACAAGCCGCCAGAGACGCTCATTTCAGACTCCGAGACGTTCAGAGGGAAACCGTCCTGcctcccccgcctccccccGCGGCCAGAGCTGTCAAATCCTGTCAGCCTGGAAACAAGCGGCTGGCCGAGGAGCAATGCAATGACTCCTGGTCGAGTCTGTGCACGTTCTTTTTTACTATGGTGCAAGCTGATGATTGCTGA
- the fgfbp2a gene encoding fibroblast growth factor binding protein 2a: MWTQASALLLLLACCLWPAEAQSDGRRQNIGDDPLIFKTKAQDSCTMTITGHGDYTRLRLSCRSSEGSYWCEYVGKPYNCRNYNKNPRHYFVQMMWGFRKLNNACQAPKKIRPQMCRRATDDSQMIFSSASSSHLWQDPSSRPNPGAQAARPEPRPAPTRPESGRRPSSKSLPVQPREKSSERIIPPPLTPPVESNAKRMARRYCWRSLHGVCSFVIGFFPN, from the coding sequence ATGTGGACCCAGGCCAgcgccctgctgctgctgctcgcctgCTGCCTCTGGCCGGCCGAGGCCCAGAGCGACGGCAGGAGGCAGAACATCGGGGACGATCCCCTCATATTCAAGACCAAGGCTCAGGACTCTTGCACCATGACCATCACCGGTCACGGGGATTACACCCGGCTGAGGCTGTCGTGCCGGAGCAGTGAGGGCTCCTACTGGTGCGAGTACGTGGGGAAGCCTTACAACTGCCGCAACTACAACAAAAACCCCCGACACTACTTTGTCCAGATGATGTGGGGCTTCAGAAAACTCAACAATGCCTGCCAGGCACCAAAGAAGATCAGACCTCAGATGTGCAGGAGGGCGACTGATGACTCTCAGATGATCTTTTCGTCTGCTTCGTCGTCCCACTTATGGCAAGACCCTTCTTCAAGGCCAAACCCGGGAGCCCAGGCTGCAAGACCTGAACCTCGACCTGCACCGACCAGGCCGGAGTCAGGGAGGAGACCCTCCTCAAAATCCTTACCGGTCCAACCGAGAGAAAAGAGCTCGGAGAGAATCATTCCGCCGCCACTGACACCTCCAGTGGAGAGCAACGCCAAGAGGATGGCTCGCCGGTACTGTTGGAGGTCACTTCACGGCGTCTGCTCCTTCGTCATTGGGTTCTTTCCAAATTAA